Part of the Desulfomonilaceae bacterium genome is shown below.
CAATGCGACTGCGAATGAACTGTAGAGCTTCGTCACGCTGGCCGTTGTCAATCCAGGTTTGGTCGTACCGTCGTGCTTGAGCCCGCCTTTGGCGTCGCTGCTCAGCCTCAAAGACGTGTGAGAGACCAGACCTAAGGGGAGCAGATTCACGGGTTATCGGATATTCCGCCGATATTTCTGATACCTCATAGGGAGCGATTTCAGAATGAGGAGAATCCGTTTTTGGCGACTCGATTCTCACGCGCCGCCCCAAGATCCCCATTGAGGCATTCAGATATCTGATAAAAGTCACTGGTGGTTGATAAGCAAGCACTCCATGCTCTAAATCCGTTAGCACATAACCGCTTTTATGAACCGGTAATTGCCGGGGCAGCACTAAGAGACCATCCTTCGGCACGGTGACTGTTTCAAAGCGAGACATTAGATTTGCGCGCCATTCCAAAACTGTTAGACTTAACCCCTCGACAGTCTGTCCAGCTCGTGGGATAAGTCGAAAAACAAGATTCTCGGATCCCTCCTCGTTGATTGGGACTATATGGTACCTGATGCTACGCACGATCGGATTGGGTACAATGAGTACAAGGCTTCCGAGATATTCAGAATAATCTCCGAAATCGACGTGAAGGCGACGTTTCAAAAATCTTATGGCGTCGACGTTTCTAATGACTGCTTCAAAGCCAGTGCTATTTCCGAAACGGCGATGGATTCGCGCTGGCTCAGATCCCGATCCAACAAATGGTACCGGGTCTCCTGGTCCACCGGAACTAAAAAGAGAATCCGATCCAGACGGAAACCCAAGAATAGGCCATGTGGGGTCGTCAAAAAAGTTGGATACCGTGAATTCTTCCTCGTCGTGGGCTGTATGAATCTCCTGCGGGTCATAGGAAATGGGTATCCTCATACGATTCGACGTGCCTGACAGATACCATTTAATCGCCTCGGCCGCGGTTAAAACAGTACGCCATGAGAGTACTCGACCGCGTCGTACATTGGCAATGTTGAATGTGTCCACCTCGGAGCTTCTTGGAGGTGGCCGATCATTCACGAGCAAAGAAACAGAACCAAATAATAGCTCCGGCTGAGCGGTCGGACTCTCGACGTAGGTTGCTAGACGAATCACTGCCCACTTGAACTGTGCCACAAAATCTGTTTGCGGTAGAGCGTTCATGACACCGCCGATGGTATGGCTCTTCTGATCGTACTGCTTGTTGCTTTGTTGGGAAAAACGGCAAACGACCTGGATAGGTTGATCTCTGTATTGCAGTTTGGGAAGGTAATTGTTGGTTCATTCATACTGGAATTCCGGTAGATCCATTCAGCAAATCGATGAGAGCCGAAGGAATCTAATTCTCACGGGGTTACCCACACACACGGATTCTCATAGCC
Proteins encoded:
- a CDS encoding VPA1262 family N-terminal domain-containing protein, coding for MNALPQTDFVAQFKWAVIRLATYVESPTAQPELLFGSVSLLVNDRPPPRSSEVDTFNIANVRRGRVLSWRTVLTAAEAIKWYLSGTSNRMRIPISYDPQEIHTAHDEEEFTVSNFFDDPTWPILGFPSGSDSLFSSGGPGDPVPFVGSGSEPARIHRRFGNSTGFEAVIRNVDAIRFLKRRLHVDFGDYSEYLGSLVLIVPNPIVRSIRYHIVPINEEGSENLVFRLIPRAGQTVEGLSLTVLEWRANLMSRFETVTVPKDGLLVLPRQLPVHKSGYVLTDLEHGVLAYQPPVTFIRYLNASMGILGRRVRIESPKTDSPHSEIAPYEVSEISAEYPITRESAPLRSGLSHVFEAEQRRQRRAQARRYDQTWIDNGQRDEALQFIRSRIGRACSHVLVADPYFGAQQILQFLHAVPNIDVELTILTSKLAFGGGNYTEEDCPTQIDEGLFPGLSEKSRAEQSRLGRFSHHMATFKKRGIENASALVLVGKKLPLHDRFLVIDDTVWFLGNSLNALGQRASLILQVPDGEPILDRLKEMLKRAISFDKYFEQRRNASSRQQRGHESDDNFSAKVRC